The Geotalea uraniireducens Rf4 genome window below encodes:
- a CDS encoding restriction endonuclease subunit S domain-containing protein yields the protein MEAEYYQKKYLSLENLLKSKSPVLLSTLTNKISDGTHFTPSYTENGVPFLSALNVLENSLSLEAGHRFISSEEHDNLYRRCDPQPGDVLLRKVGVGPRWAAVVPEGLPVFSIFVSVALLRPRTELIAPEVLATFINSESGQTQLLRVQKGASQPDLHLEDIRDVFIPLFGQEFQNRIVELHQNSVEVSSKGIASYKNAETLLLNALNLATYTPTTKNTNIKSFKESFVASGRMDAEYYQPMFDEIEELIKSNGEYFKRVEEIQTYNSRGMAAIYDETGTVDMITQKHILEAGLNYDNFDKTNIKHFSTEETSFVAENDILIYGTGANIGRAQPYLSEKKAVACQDIIILRVIEDPVYVAFVINSFIGRLQTEKMRTGSAQPHLYPKDVAQVLIPFVAKDTQLKIREKIISSLALKKQSTALLETAKRAVEIAIEQDEQAAISFLETAAADGKNHLRDAFAEG from the coding sequence ATGGAAGCTGAGTATTACCAGAAAAAATATCTTTCTTTGGAAAATTTATTAAAGAGTAAAAGTCCTGTGCTTCTTTCTACTCTTACGAATAAGATTTCTGACGGAACACACTTCACGCCGAGTTATACAGAAAATGGCGTCCCATTTCTTTCCGCGCTGAATGTATTGGAAAATTCGCTAAGCCTTGAAGCTGGGCACCGATTCATCAGTTCTGAAGAACACGATAATCTTTATCGAAGATGTGATCCCCAGCCTGGGGATGTATTGCTTCGTAAAGTTGGTGTTGGCCCGCGATGGGCTGCTGTAGTTCCAGAAGGTTTGCCAGTCTTCAGTATTTTTGTGAGCGTCGCATTACTTCGACCAAGAACCGAATTAATTGCGCCGGAAGTTTTGGCAACATTTATCAATAGTGAAAGTGGTCAAACACAATTGCTGCGCGTGCAAAAAGGTGCAAGTCAACCCGATCTTCACTTGGAAGATATAAGAGACGTTTTCATCCCACTATTCGGGCAGGAATTTCAGAATAGAATTGTTGAATTGCATCAGAACTCGGTCGAAGTTTCATCCAAAGGAATAGCTTCCTATAAAAATGCCGAAACCCTGTTGCTCAACGCACTAAACCTCGCCACCTACACCCCCACCACCAAAAACACCAACATCAAATCGTTCAAGGAGTCTTTCGTCGCATCTGGTCGTATGGATGCGGAGTATTACCAGCCGATGTTTGACGAAATAGAAGAACTCATCAAGAGCAATGGTGAGTATTTCAAGCGGGTTGAGGAGATTCAAACCTATAATTCACGCGGGATGGCTGCAATTTATGACGAGACCGGAACCGTCGATATGATTACCCAGAAACATATCCTTGAAGCTGGACTGAATTACGACAACTTCGACAAAACCAATATAAAGCACTTCTCAACAGAGGAAACATCTTTTGTTGCAGAGAACGATATTCTCATCTATGGGACAGGTGCAAATATCGGGAGAGCTCAGCCTTATCTTTCTGAGAAAAAGGCGGTCGCATGCCAAGATATTATCATTCTTCGGGTTATTGAAGACCCCGTGTATGTCGCGTTTGTAATTAACTCATTTATTGGTCGTCTTCAAACCGAGAAAATGAGAACCGGTTCGGCACAGCCGCACCTATACCCGAAAGATGTTGCCCAAGTCCTTATCCCTTTTGTAGCCAAAGACACCCAGTTGAAAATCCGAGAGAAGATTATTTCCTCTCTTGCGCTCAAAAAGCAATCCACCGCTTTACTCGAAACCGCCAAGCGTGCCGTGGAAATTGCCATTGAGCAGGACGAGCAGGCAGCTATTTCCTTTTTGGAAACAGCTGCCGCCGACGGCAAAAATCACTTGCGTGATGCATTTGCAGAAGGGTAG